ATCTCGGGAGCCCGATCGCGGCGCGTGGATCGGCGAGGGCGAGGGGACGGTCGACTATCAGTGATCAGGTGGCTGGTCCCGTACGCTCGCCGCGTCGACGTCGAACTGCGACCTTGACGCCGCGAGCGACGCCCAGCACGAGGAGCACCAGCCCGCCGGCGAGCGTCAGGTAGACGCCGAGCTCGGGCTCGTACCGCTCGACGGATCGGTACTCGGCGAGCATGGTGCTCGCGGCCCACAGTATCAGGACGGACGCCGCGACGAGAAACGGTGCCGGCGAGACGTCGTATCGACGGGCGATCAGCGTCCCCAGGACCGCAACGAGAGCGCCGAAGACGACGAACATGTCGAGTCCGTGAATCCCGGCCCGGAGTCCCTGCACCAGTTCGCTGGTGGACACGAGCGATCCATCGGCGGTACGAACGGGGATCTTCCGCACCCACGGACGCCACGCGCCGACGACCGCGAGCGTCACGGCAACGAGCGTCCCTGCTTCGGTGCGGGAGGGGAGTGACGGAGGCACGTGTGACCCGTCGCGTCACAGCGGCATCAGTTTTCGGTCGTCAGTTGTTTACGAGCCGTTCCACTGCGCCTTGCGCTGCTCAGCACCGCCCGTTTTTGGAGGGGCCCGAGCCTGGCAATGGACGACAAAAAGCGGCTGCGGATAGTGAGAGGCCAGTCGACTACCAGTAACCACCCAGCGGATGCGGTGGCGCGCGCTGTCGAGCCTTCATGGCGAGACAGCGCCGCGCGAGGGATGAGCGAGGGAGCGAAGCGACCGAGCGAATCGGTTGGGGAGGACGTGGTGCTGTAGGGTGGGGAATGAAAGGGGCCGTCGCGCTCGATCCGGTGAGGCGACGTAAGCACCGCAGGCCGAAGGCCGAGGAGCGCAACGAGCCGCAACCGGTCGAGCGCGGCGGGGGCTTTCAGGGTGTTCGAGGAACCGAGAATTCCAGAGAGCGCGGCGGGGCTTTCTGGTGGTTGGAGGTCGCTACTACCGTTTGAGCGAGGCCGGGAGAGCCTTCAATCCAATCTGTAGAAGTCGGCGGGGTATTGCACAAGCGTTACTTTCGGCTGGCGTTCAACCTATCTCATGAAAGCGCCCTGCGTGCGAGTCGCCCGCGAGCGCGGCGAGGAGACGCGCCGCGCGCTCGCGGACGCCGACCTGGTCGCCGAGGACGTCGAGATCGACGCCGACGACGGCGTCCTCTACATCCCCGTGACCGACCCCGACGCCGTGCCCGAGAAGTTCGAGGTCGTCAGCCGCGACCTCCCCGAGCGCTCGACGCCGGAGATGCCCGCCGACATCCTGGGGTACGATCCGAGCCTCGAACGCCTCGGCGACGTCGTCATCCTCGACGAGGACGACCCCGAGCGCGCCCGCGAGATCGCCGACGCCGTCGTCGAGTCGGCGCTGCCCGTCGAGACGGTGCTCGATCGCGCCTCGAAGATCAAGGGCGAGCAGCGCGTGCGGGACTGGGACCTGCTGGCCGGCGACTCGACCGAAACCGTGCACCGCGAGTACGGCTGCGAGTTCCTGCTCGACCTCGACGAGGTGTACTTCTCGCCCCGGCTCGCGACCGAGCGCCACCGCGTGACCGAGCAGATCGAGTCCGGCGAGCGCGTGTTCGACATGTTCGCCGGCGTCGGCCCCTTCGCCGTCCCCGCCGCGAAGCGCGGCGCGACGGTCGTCGGGACGGACGTCAACGAGCGCGCGATCGAGTACTTCCGCGAGAACGCAGAACGCAACGGCGTCGCCGATCGGGTGACTGCAATCGCGGGCGACGTCCGAGACGTGGCGGCCGACTACGAGGGGTGGGCCGACCGG
This is a stretch of genomic DNA from Natronoarchaeum mannanilyticum. It encodes these proteins:
- a CDS encoding class I SAM-dependent methyltransferase family protein, which translates into the protein MKAPCVRVARERGEETRRALADADLVAEDVEIDADDGVLYIPVTDPDAVPEKFEVVSRDLPERSTPEMPADILGYDPSLERLGDVVILDEDDPERAREIADAVVESALPVETVLDRASKIKGEQRVRDWDLLAGDSTETVHREYGCEFLLDLDEVYFSPRLATERHRVTEQIESGERVFDMFAGVGPFAVPAAKRGATVVGTDVNERAIEYFRENAERNGVADRVTAIAGDVRDVAADYEGWADRIVMNLPHSADEFLDAAVRIAGDDCLIHFYDIQHEDDPFAPGEAAIRAAAQPAYEVTVENRHEVRSYAPHELNVCLDVRLAASE